From Zea mays cultivar B73 chromosome 3, Zm-B73-REFERENCE-NAM-5.0, whole genome shotgun sequence:
GTACCTTCAAAGTGGGAGCAGAAGAAGGTATATCATTTATCTCATCCCTCCCTTTTTTTAGACCATTCTTTTTATTTGGTTTGAATTTTTTCCAAGGGATCTGACTGCTTGGATCATGAATGTCTTATTATTGAGTTCTTCTCAGGTATCTATACAGATTCATTTAAATATTTTATCCCGTTGAGCAGTGTTATGCAATGGAAGGACAGTCCGGGCACAGTGGTGGAAGCCTCCCCACTGAGCCAAAGGTCCTAGGTTTGATGTAGCCTCTCTGCAAAAATGCAGAAGTAAGGCTTGCCTCGGTTATTCCTTCCacagaccccactcatgtgggagcttTCAGCACTGGGTCTATCCTTTCCTTGAGCAGTGTTATGCAATGATCTAATGAATAGCCATGAGTTAAATATTAAATTATTTTTATGATGATTATCTATCTCTTACTATTTTTTTTCTTTTAATTTCATCATACTACATCTACATTTCATGTTGTAATTATAATGTTTCAAAATCTGGGACCAAGCTGATAAAATAAAAGACACTTCAACAATGGCTTAACACTTTGTGTTGTTGTTGTCCTGCCACATTGATTATGCGACAATCTATGTGTCTTGTGCATCACCTGCATAGGCAGTGCAAGTCTATTAGTAGCCTAGGCTAGAACTACATGAAGAGAACATTTGAAAGAATGTAGTCACACATGTCATCACACATTTCtggaagatatttggttgcttagGCAGTGAGGTGGTGGCTGCTAGGGATGTGGAAGATGACCCATGAAATAGACAGTTTGAGAGTGTGGAACAAGATTGTTTCATTGTTTATCACGTCACTGTAACCTGTAAGCATATCTTCTAATCTTAATGATTTTAACTAAATTATTTAGAGTTAAGTTCGATTGTTTTGGGAATTTGGGCGCATTGCTATGATATGACACATCACTGCTTATTGGTTCAATCCCTCTGCATGAACCATGAACTAGCCCACCTAGGGCATCTCATCATATCACATGTTTAGGAAGTAGCAGGTGACTTAGTTATGCAGTCACAAGTTTTATGTCTCAATTATGCATTCACTAGTGAATTTGGGAGTTTATTTATCATACTGTTATTCTTTGCGGTGCTACTTTTTTGTCTGAACAGCACAGTCTTGTATGTGCACCTGCATAATGGTGTCAGTAATCACAGGGCTTGTTTTGGATCTTCTCTTATACTGCTCGGTGATTGTATTGCGTCTTGACTCTTGAGTTATTTGAATTACTCCTTGAGCTTATGCATTCTGGTGGCAGGTTGTTAAACTTGTAAGAGCCATTCGCAATGGATGGATAAAGTTTGACAAGCCCAAGGAGGAACAAAACTTGTATTTATTATGGGGAGATGAAACTGATACAACAGATAATAAGCGGCATGGCTTGAGCTACATTCCTCCTCCTAAACCTAAGTTACCAGGTATGTCGACATTTTTTTCAGCGTAATCACTTCTATAATAATCTTTGAGAAATTATTGAAACATGTTTTCACTTGGTGCTCATGTACTATATAATTTTCTGTTGATTCTTCATGGTGTATCTAGGTCATGAAGAGTCATACAATCCTTCTGTTGAATACATTCCTACACAAgaggaaatagattcataccaGCTTATGTATGAGGAGGATCGCCCAAAGTTCATTCCGAAACGGTATTATCTTCCTTTTTATTATCCATTGCCTTATATCATCTAAATCATTTTGACTTTTGAGTTGTGCGCTTCACCAGATTTGAGTGCCTTCGAAGTGTACCTGCATATGAGAAGGCGTTGAGGGAAGGTTTTGATCGGTGTCTAGATCTTTATCTATGCCCTAGAACCCGCAAAAAGCGTGTAAGTTGAGCCCCTATGTTATTTTTATGCCATTTATTGCTTTAAAAGACTATTTATCTCTAATTTGTGCAAATCATTTGACAATGCCAGATAAATATTGATCCTGAGTCACTCAAGCCCAAGTTACCAAGTAAAAAGGATTTGAGGCCATACCCGAAAACTTGTTACCTTGAGTTCAAGGGCCATATGAGTCCTGTGAAATCCATTTCGGTCGAAATTACAGGGCAGTGGCTTGCATCTGGTATGCACCATTGCTATTTATTTTCTGCATTTATCTGAATATACGTGCACAGAACTTTATGATACTCAAATATGGTGATATTAACTAAGTCAATGAGAACTGTAATGTGTACTCACATCATATTTTCTCCATACACTGTAATTTATGACTTAGAACAGTAGCACTAACTATATCTCGGTTTTTTTGTTGCGAAAGTAACTTATATTTTGGTCAGCTTGGATTGTAGAGAATGCAGAGCTCATTTTAGTTGCATATAGAAGTGTGGTAATAAGTATCTCCAAGAGTCTTTTTAAATTGCACTCTCTAAATTATCATTTGGAGAGTCATTTGCATAAAAATTGATTTCTATATCTTTTCACTCTCCAATAGCTTTTCTATATCTTGTTTGCACTCTAGAGAGCCATTCTTGTTTTCTATCTTTGACTAGCGAAAAATCTGAATAGAAGATGGCTATATTTTGAGTATCCATTTAGAGAAGCTGCTGGAGGGTATTTTTTTACCCAAATCTCTATCCCTAGTAATTAGGAAGGATATAGTCTCTTGGAGTTGTTCTTACATGTCTTAATCCACATGAGAAGGGAGGTGAAGAGTATCATAATCTATTACTAAGCAAAACCTGTGGTTAGGATATTTTTAATAAAAAAAACTCGACCTACGGGGGTAAGAAGATAGCCCCAGACAATCAGGCATTACATTAAGAAGACGTCACATTGGTCGAGAAAACTCCTGAAACCCTaccccacccatacacagtgACACCATAGCCCATGTGAGAATGTCTGAGGTCGGGGCTGGGCCTTTAGACCTGTGCTTTGACGTGGGACAAACGGGAGGATTTTTTTAACCTCAGTCTAAATTTCGCCCCCACAGGCACTCGAACCCAtaacctgaggagtgctacttagatcacctaaccaactcagctagaggccctttcacaAGATATTTCTTAATCAAGCCAAATAGTTCTTATATGAGTTATGAACTGTGTAGTATGATATGCGAAAAGTAGTAAATCGAAGTTGCTTTTAAAAAGTTGCAGCTGGCCAGCTGCTAAGTTGGCATTAAACTTGGGGGTTCTGTTTTAGTACACATAGATTATTGGTAACCTTCATTGTATAAGGTTAACTGACTTGAGAAGGTTTCTCCACTTTAGAAGACCATTTCATAAAAATGAGTGACAATTAAACTTGGGGGTTCTGTTTTAGTACACATAGATTATTGGTAACCTTCATTGTATAAGGTTAACTGACTTGAGAAGGTTTCTCCACTTTAGAAGAGCATTTCATAAAAATGAGTGACAATGTTAAGTTATAATTGCCTCTTTCTGAAGGTTCTTGTGATGGTACAATTCGTGTCTGGGAGGTTGAAACTGGTCGCTGTCTTAAAGTTTGGGATGTTGGAGGTGATGTCCGTCATATTGCCTGGAATCCTTCACCTGACAGGCCTATTCTTGCTGCTGTCGTGTAAGACCTTTGATATTCTAGCATATGTTTCCTTTATGTAAGTTTTATGTATtcttattatttattttatttggtGTAGTGGACATGACCTACTACTTATTAATGCTGAGGTGGGGAGTGAAGAAATGCAAACGATGGTAAAAGATCTGCTCAAGGTTGATGAAATGGCTCTTCAAGATGACACTGGTGTGTTGAATTGATAGCCAATCAATGTACTGCCGTCCTTTTCAGTCTTCTGAAATACTTTTTTTTTTTATTTAACAGATGACAAGAAACCAGCTGTGAGGTGGTTGAAGCATGACAAACTTGATGGGATCACCTTAGTTCATCAAAAGGTATGATATTCATATTTTAACTTTTTTTTTATCTTTGAACTTAATAACTTGTTTTCTTTGCTTACTAGTTTATTTTTTGTTTAGGCCGTGTCAAATGTGGAGTGGCATTACAAGGGAGATTACTTCACCACAGTTGTGCCAACTGATATCCTTTATGAATCATGTCTTGTTTCTGTTTTATTTCCATCCGTTCCGGTTTCCTTTTTTTTCAAGTGTGGCACCTCTCCACTTGTAGGTATATTCACATTGAATATTCAGGACCAATGCTACCATAGATTCAAATTTCCCCTTTCAATTGTACACCTTAATTCCAATGTACGTGATACGAGAGCTGTATTGTTGCATCAGCTCACGAAAAAGCACTCGCACCATCCTTTCCGTAAAATGCCAGGCCTTCCTGTTGCTGCAACATTCCATCCAAGTCAGAAGATGTTCTTTGTTGCTACTAAGAAATTTGTTCAGATTTATGATCTCCAAAAAGCGCAGTTGGTAAAGAAGCTGGAGTCAGGTCTTCGCGAGATTTCCTCCATCTCGATTCATCCTGGTGGTAGGTCACAGTCACCTTGTTGTGAATTTTGAAATCTTCTAACGACTTGCTTCAAATTGATTGTAGCAAGATATCAATATTGGTTGTGTAAGTATTGTGATTACTTCATGTTTCTTTTGTAGGTGATAATGTTATTGTCGGAAGCAGAGATGGAAAATTATGCTGGTTTGATACTGATCTATCTACCAGACCATACAAGACTCTAAAGTATGGTCCTTATCTTATTTCAATCCctttttgaaaataaaaaggaCAAGTACCTTTTCATGATCTACATATTGCATTGCCAaggtgtcatggaccttcggtccatgaggatagctgtcttctccggcgaggttatacccctctgccgcaggcttggttctagggtagcagccctaggcgcttgagagggtcattgcaagggagagagattggtttgataatgatcttgcttgatttattccctgctgccatgcggcttataaatagccctatggctaaccaacttctcctacaaactctcaactaactcctactttcttggacttatctgatgctaaccaactctccacaattctctcatctcaatcttattctctagccttatcccagctcatctcaatcttattctctagccttatcccagcctggctgttgcctctcgctccctatgatgcccatgacatctccccctcccttgaggaccagctcgtcctcgagctgccatagacttacctgacacgacttaaggttaagccttttacatctcggcttacctttattatttaagacgaaaatacaaaataattgtggaactaaaatataaatttgaactgCTGCTATGTCCTCCTGGATCCCAAGGAAAGAGCTGAACTGCGGACTTCACGTTGGATGAAAGGTGAAGGAGGAACCAGCCCGTTCTTATGTTGGGTCTGTCCAGCACCAAGGCAGTTGCTCGAATGAAGGAGACGACCCTCTTTGGCCGTGCAGGGGGACTGCATACCCAGATCTCGACTTCTGCAGGGGGTTCAAAAAGTATAGACGAGACCTGGTGGTTGGGCGCGCAGGCTGCGAGTTGGTGCAGCGATGAGCTGATCAGCAAGTGTAGCTTCCGCACCGCCTGCCTAACAAGGAAGCCGCGCACTGCGGCTTGCAGGCGCACCACGACCTGCTCATGTGATGACGGCCATGGGGTGGCCCTGGAGGCCACAGCAAGGTGCTTCTCCCCACGAAGGGACTGTACCTGGCGGCGTGCCAGGAACCCTCGCGCTGCCGCCTGAAGCCGCACCGCTGCTTGGagttccttctctgtcttctccttgtAGCGGTGGAACATCACAACGAATTGATCCCACTTTTCTTCGAGTCGAGTGAATGCATCTAGAGTTGGAGAGGGCGGGTGGGAGGTCGTTGCGGCGGCATATGGcgcggcggctggtggtggtgagggatgggcggctggtggtggtgaggataacctggagctgataccaggtgtcatggaccttcggtccatgaggatagctgtcttctccggcgaggttatacccctctgccgcaggcttggttctagggtagcagccctaggcgcttgagagggtcattgcaagggagagagattggtttgataatgatcttgcttgatttattccctgctgccatgcggcttataaatagccctatggctaaccaacttctcctacaaactctcaactaactcctactttcttggacttatctgatgctaaccaactctccacaattctctcatctcaatcttattctctagccttatcccagctcatctcaatcttattctctagccttatcccagcctggctgttgcctctcgctccctatgatgcccatgacatcctactgtcatgggcatcatagggagcgagaggcaacagccaggctgggataaggctagagaataagattgagatgagctgggataaggctagagaataagattgagatgagagaattgtggagagttggttagcatcagataagtccaagaaagtaggagttagttgagagtttgtaggagaagttggttagccatagggctatttataagccgcatggcagcagggaataaatcaagcaagatcattatcaaaccaatctctctcccttgcaatga
This genomic window contains:
- the LOC100382622 gene encoding ribosome biogenesis protein BOP1 homolog; this translates as MGHNDGEHEHEGDDLSADDSSWSDGVWSEDDDEETLSFEDSGSGSDGESHEAAVAEESDSSEDEVAPRNTVGDVPLEWYKDEEHIGYDIDGRKIKKRDREGRIEAYLRNADDAKNWRKIYDEYNDEEVQITKDEAKIISRLLKGKTPHTNVDPYPDYVDWFEYEDKGHPLSNAPEPKRRFVPSKWEQKKVVKLVRAIRNGWIKFDKPKEEQNLYLLWGDETDTTDNKRHGLSYIPPPKPKLPGHEESYNPSVEYIPTQEEIDSYQLMYEEDRPKFIPKRFECLRSVPAYEKALREGFDRCLDLYLCPRTRKKRINIDPESLKPKLPSKKDLRPYPKTCYLEFKGHMSPVKSISVEITGQWLASGSCDGTIRVWEVETGRCLKVWDVGGDVRHIAWNPSPDRPILAAVVGHDLLLINAEVGSEEMQTMVKDLLKVDEMALQDDTDDKKPAVRWLKHDKLDGITLVHQKAVSNVEWHYKGDYFTTVVPTGDTRAVLLHQLTKKHSHHPFRKMPGLPVAATFHPSQKMFFVATKKFVQIYDLQKAQLVKKLESGLREISSISIHPGGDNVIVGSRDGKLCWFDTDLSTRPYKTLKIHSKDVTSVAFHRKYPLFASSSEDCTAYVCHGMVYSDLNQNPLIVPLGILRGHSSSDGRGVLDCKFHPKQPWLFTAGADSVIRLYCD